The proteins below are encoded in one region of Pseudomonas putida NBRC 14164:
- a CDS encoding LacI family DNA-binding transcriptional regulator, translating into MSQAKDPPRKRRGAGRVTLAEVARAAEVSAISVSRYFNQPDQVSPPLRERIEAAVQALGYVPNLVAGGLASARGRIVGMVIPNISGPIFAQTIQAFSDTLSRHGYQLLLASSYFSEAQEESAVRAFLGWSPAALVVTSHFHSPATEKMLADADVPVVEIWDYRPERSPLQVGFLHHQVGVQACRYLLDKGHRRIAFVQNSAAGDLSALERRDGYIEALRVAGLEPWVFVPSADCAPFEAGKQAMEALIRRTPRPEAIIFANDNLAAGAVLAGQRAGLRLPEDMAIVGFGDYPFANMLLPSLTTLRPPSREIGEVAALRVLQHLGVVACEGEVQRLNLLACELIARESA; encoded by the coding sequence GTGAGCCAGGCCAAGGATCCCCCCCGCAAGCGCCGCGGCGCAGGCCGTGTCACCCTTGCCGAGGTAGCACGAGCCGCTGAGGTTTCGGCCATCAGCGTGTCGCGCTACTTCAACCAGCCAGACCAGGTGTCGCCACCTTTGCGCGAGCGTATCGAAGCTGCCGTGCAGGCATTGGGCTATGTGCCTAACCTGGTCGCCGGGGGGCTGGCGTCGGCCCGTGGGCGCATCGTCGGCATGGTGATCCCCAATATCTCCGGGCCGATCTTCGCCCAGACGATCCAGGCGTTCAGCGACACCCTCAGCCGCCATGGCTACCAGTTGTTGCTGGCGTCCAGTTACTTCAGCGAAGCGCAGGAAGAAAGCGCGGTGCGGGCGTTTCTCGGCTGGTCGCCGGCAGCGTTGGTGGTGACCAGCCATTTCCACAGCCCGGCCACAGAAAAGATGCTGGCCGACGCAGACGTGCCCGTCGTGGAAATATGGGACTACCGCCCTGAGCGGTCGCCCTTGCAAGTGGGCTTCCTTCATCACCAGGTGGGCGTACAGGCCTGCCGCTATCTGCTGGACAAGGGCCACCGGCGCATCGCTTTCGTGCAGAACAGCGCGGCCGGCGACCTGAGTGCGCTGGAGCGGCGCGATGGCTATATCGAGGCGTTGCGGGTAGCCGGGCTTGAGCCTTGGGTATTCGTGCCCTCGGCCGACTGCGCGCCGTTCGAGGCGGGCAAGCAGGCCATGGAAGCGTTGATCCGCCGCACCCCACGGCCCGAGGCGATCATCTTCGCCAATGACAACCTGGCGGCCGGCGCTGTGCTGGCCGGGCAACGCGCCGGTTTGCGCCTGCCGGAAGACATGGCCATCGTCGGCTTTGGCGACTATCCCTTCGCCAACATGCTGCTGCCCAGCCTCACCACCCTGCGCCCGCCCTCGCGGGAAATAGGCGAAGTGGCGGCGTTGCGGGTGTTGCAGCACCTGGGTGTGGTGGCGTGTGAGGGTGAAGTGCAGCGGCTGAACCTGCTGGCGTGTGAGTTGATTGCCCGCGAAAGCGCGTGA
- a CDS encoding LysR family transcriptional regulator, giving the protein MKIDDMDAFVAVIRCQSTNLAAEALQLTQPAITRRVQNFEEDLGATLLDRNTKPLKPTPMGLRVYEQCKAILREIDSLRELVANDGAPSGTLRLGVPQTLGDVVLLDALAQIRETYPDLRTQVTSGWGSSLIARMENGELDAAAALFPPGKIFPEGIASQSIARMPLRVVAAKGSTGKRSLKLKDCYTRGWVLNPDGCGFRAGLQRALSEQGLRLSINLETFGTELQLGLVANGQGLGLVPEPLLHNSRHRDALDVVSVTDFKPQVDLWLFHPRYLGNLQEPVELFGRVAGQQLCG; this is encoded by the coding sequence ATGAAAATCGATGACATGGACGCCTTCGTGGCGGTCATCCGTTGCCAGTCGACCAACCTTGCCGCCGAGGCCCTGCAACTGACCCAGCCGGCCATCACCCGCCGCGTGCAGAACTTCGAGGAAGACCTGGGCGCCACCCTGCTCGACCGCAACACCAAGCCACTCAAGCCCACCCCCATGGGCCTGCGGGTTTACGAGCAGTGCAAGGCGATCTTGCGTGAGATCGACTCGCTGCGCGAGCTGGTGGCCAACGACGGGGCCCCGTCCGGTACCCTGCGCCTGGGCGTGCCGCAAACCCTTGGCGATGTGGTGCTGCTCGATGCGTTGGCACAGATTCGGGAAACCTACCCCGACCTGCGCACCCAGGTCACCAGTGGCTGGGGCAGCAGCCTGATCGCACGCATGGAAAACGGCGAGCTGGATGCCGCTGCGGCACTGTTCCCGCCCGGCAAGATCTTCCCCGAGGGCATCGCCAGCCAGTCGATCGCCCGCATGCCGCTGCGGGTGGTAGCGGCCAAGGGCAGTACCGGCAAGCGCAGCCTCAAGCTCAAGGACTGCTACACCCGTGGCTGGGTGCTCAACCCTGATGGTTGCGGCTTTCGCGCGGGGTTGCAGCGCGCCCTCAGCGAACAGGGGCTGAGGCTGTCGATCAACCTGGAGACCTTTGGCACCGAGTTGCAACTGGGGCTGGTGGCCAATGGGCAGGGGCTTGGGCTGGTGCCCGAGCCCTTGTTGCATAACAGCCGCCACCGGGATGCGCTGGACGTGGTCAGTGTGACGGACTTCAAGCCGCAGGTGGATTTGTGGCTGTTCCACCCACGCTACCTGGGCAACCTGCAGGAGCCGGTCGAGCTGTTTGGCCGGGTGGCCGGGCAGCAACTGTGCGGGTGA
- a CDS encoding acyl-CoA dehydrogenase family protein, with product MSHPPSASALAELTQALAANAERYDRSGQFPADNFDLLHRHGLLGFTVPRALAGGGADLASARQVIAAVGKGCPSTALILVMQYLQHFRLQDEERWPEHLRLQVARDAVADGALINAFRVEPELGTPARGGLPATLARRTAEGWRLSGRKIYSTGSHGLTWYLVWARSDDQDPLVGGFLVHKDTPGIRIIEDWDHLGMRATCSHEVQFDEVLIPLDHAVSVSPASAPRAELDSTGLLWMAVLLPALYDGVAQAARDWLVQFLNQRAPSNLGAPLASLPRFQDVVGRIDTLLFANQSLLNAAVTGQVDPRHAGQLKHLVSRNAIQAVELAIEAAGNPGLSRRNPLERHYRDVLCSRIHTPQDDVVLGHVGRAALAEVAA from the coding sequence ATGAGTCACCCCCCTTCCGCCAGCGCGCTCGCCGAACTCACCCAGGCCCTGGCCGCCAACGCCGAACGCTACGACCGCAGCGGCCAGTTCCCCGCCGACAACTTCGACCTGTTGCACCGCCACGGCCTGCTGGGTTTCACCGTGCCCCGCGCATTGGCCGGCGGTGGCGCCGACCTGGCCAGTGCGCGCCAGGTCATTGCTGCGGTCGGCAAAGGTTGCCCGTCCACCGCGCTGATCCTCGTCATGCAGTACCTGCAGCACTTTCGCCTGCAGGACGAAGAGCGCTGGCCCGAGCACCTGCGCCTGCAAGTGGCCCGCGACGCGGTGGCCGACGGCGCACTGATCAACGCGTTTCGCGTCGAACCCGAACTGGGCACACCCGCCCGCGGCGGCCTGCCGGCCACCCTTGCCCGGCGTACCGCCGAAGGCTGGCGGTTGTCCGGGCGCAAGATCTACTCCACCGGCAGCCATGGCCTGACCTGGTACCTGGTATGGGCACGCAGCGACGACCAGGACCCACTGGTGGGCGGTTTCCTGGTGCACAAGGACACCCCGGGCATCCGTATCATCGAAGACTGGGACCACCTGGGCATGCGCGCCACCTGCAGCCATGAAGTGCAGTTCGACGAGGTGCTGATCCCGCTCGATCATGCCGTCAGCGTCAGCCCGGCCAGCGCACCCCGCGCCGAGCTCGACAGCACGGGCCTTCTGTGGATGGCAGTGTTGCTGCCTGCGCTGTACGACGGGGTGGCCCAGGCCGCACGCGACTGGCTGGTGCAGTTCCTGAACCAGCGCGCGCCGTCCAACCTCGGTGCACCGCTGGCCAGCCTGCCACGTTTCCAGGACGTGGTCGGGCGTATCGACACGTTGCTGTTCGCCAACCAGAGCCTGTTGAACGCGGCCGTGACCGGGCAGGTCGATCCGCGCCACGCCGGGCAGCTCAAGCACCTGGTCAGCCGCAACGCCATCCAGGCCGTGGAACTGGCCATCGAGGCTGCCGGCAACCCAGGCCTGTCGCGGCGCAACCCGCTGGAGCGGCACTACCGTGATGTGCTGTGCAGCCGCATCCACACGCCTCAGGACGACGTGGTGCTCGGCCATGTCGGCCGTGCCGCCCTGGCGGAGGTGGCGGCATGA
- a CDS encoding D-isomer specific 2-hydroxyacid dehydrogenase family protein has product MSHSIIASQLDAPANQYLRDRLPDHEVIDIAPGQLQLDVSADVFIVRPINVRGNRVDNPPAGWPWALRWVQVVSSGIDFYPDWVFQGPPVTSGRGANAEQVAEFALALVFAAAKQLPGLWVKDADWRLTPLAPVRGRTLGIFGFGSIGQSLARKANALGMPVLALNRPGQPIAEVPGVQRVDSLQQLFAGSDHLVIAAPLTPATRGLIDRQVLAQAKPGLHLINIARGGLLDQGALLEALDNGLIGRASLDVTDPEPLPAGHPLYQHPRVFLSPHTSAISEDGYPALLDAFLDNFARYREQAPLHNLVDTQRGY; this is encoded by the coding sequence ATGAGCCACTCGATCATCGCCAGCCAGCTGGACGCACCGGCCAACCAATACCTGCGTGATCGATTGCCCGACCATGAGGTGATCGATATCGCCCCGGGCCAGTTGCAGCTGGACGTCTCCGCCGATGTGTTCATCGTGCGCCCCATCAATGTACGCGGTAACCGCGTGGACAACCCGCCAGCGGGCTGGCCGTGGGCGTTGCGCTGGGTGCAGGTAGTGTCCTCGGGCATCGACTTCTACCCCGACTGGGTGTTTCAGGGCCCGCCGGTCACCAGTGGCCGCGGCGCCAATGCCGAGCAGGTGGCCGAATTCGCCCTGGCCCTGGTGTTTGCCGCAGCCAAACAGCTGCCGGGCCTGTGGGTCAAGGACGCCGACTGGCGCCTGACCCCGCTGGCCCCCGTGCGTGGCCGCACCTTGGGCATCTTCGGTTTCGGCAGCATCGGCCAGAGCCTGGCACGCAAGGCAAACGCCCTGGGCATGCCGGTACTGGCGCTGAACCGCCCAGGCCAACCCATTGCCGAGGTGCCGGGCGTGCAGCGCGTCGACAGCCTGCAGCAGCTGTTTGCCGGCAGCGATCACCTGGTCATCGCCGCCCCGCTCACCCCCGCCACCCGTGGCCTGATCGACCGCCAGGTGCTGGCCCAGGCCAAACCCGGGCTGCACCTGATAAACATCGCCCGTGGCGGGCTGCTCGACCAGGGCGCCCTGCTCGAAGCCCTGGACAACGGGCTGATCGGTCGCGCCAGCCTCGATGTCACCGACCCGGAGCCGCTACCAGCGGGCCACCCGCTCTACCAGCACCCTCGGGTGTTCCTGTCACCGCACACCTCGGCCATTTCCGAGGACGGCTACCCGGCCCTGCTCGACGCGTTTCTCGACAATTTCGCCCGTTACCGCGAACAAGCACCGCTGCACAACCTGGTCGACACCCAGCGCGGCTACTGA
- a CDS encoding class II aldolase/adducin family protein yields MTALSVVIAQENTVRQRVSAEEWEVRVKLAAAYRLAALFRWTDHIYTHFSARVPGPDEHFLINAFGLLFDEITASNLVKVDVDGTIIDDPLGLGINQAGYVIHSAIHRARHDLKAVLHTHTRDGAAVSAQRDGLLPISQHALAYYSRVAYHDYEGVALDLDEQQRLVANLGDSNILILRNHGLLAGGVSVEHAFRELHGLERACNIQVAAQAGGNDQLLHAAPAAIAKVHEQSKRFSDGLGEGIQRHWDALIRQLDREGLDYQD; encoded by the coding sequence ATGACTGCACTGTCTGTCGTCATCGCCCAGGAAAACACCGTACGCCAGCGGGTCAGCGCCGAAGAATGGGAGGTGCGTGTCAAGCTGGCCGCCGCCTACCGCCTGGCCGCGCTGTTCCGCTGGACCGACCACATCTACACGCACTTCTCGGCACGCGTGCCGGGGCCTGACGAGCACTTTCTGATCAATGCCTTTGGCTTGCTGTTCGACGAGATCACCGCGTCCAATCTGGTGAAGGTGGACGTGGATGGCACCATCATCGACGACCCGCTGGGCCTGGGCATCAACCAGGCAGGCTATGTGATTCACAGCGCGATCCACCGCGCCCGGCATGACCTCAAGGCCGTGCTGCACACCCACACCCGAGATGGCGCGGCGGTGTCGGCGCAGCGCGACGGCCTGCTGCCGATCTCGCAGCACGCCCTGGCGTACTACAGCCGGGTGGCGTACCACGACTACGAAGGCGTCGCCCTGGACCTGGACGAGCAGCAGCGGCTGGTGGCCAACCTGGGCGACAGCAACATCCTCATTCTGCGCAACCATGGGCTGCTCGCCGGGGGGGTCAGCGTGGAGCATGCCTTCCGTGAATTGCACGGGCTGGAACGTGCCTGCAACATCCAGGTAGCGGCGCAGGCCGGGGGCAACGACCAGTTGCTGCATGCTGCGCCGGCGGCGATCGCCAAGGTGCATGAGCAGTCCAAGCGGTTTTCCGACGGGTTGGGTGAAGGGATCCAGCGGCACTGGGATGCGCTGATCCGGCAGTTGGACCGGGAGGGGCTGGATTACCAGGACTGA
- a CDS encoding ABC transporter substrate-binding protein yields the protein MPPLHMARSLLACATLAFTLAACSPSGEDATSKTLNIAFWGDNTTLVSVDPFQVYWLEHRVLLRNVAESLTDQDPATGRIIPWLASSWEVSDDALQYTFHLRQDVSFSNGERFDAQAVKTAFDSNKAFAAQLPATFGATYLAGFDHAEVVDPFTVRLVLSRPNAGFLQATSTTNLAILAPASYALTAQERSLGKIIGTGPFILEHYTPEVGARLVKRADYAWASANVKNPGAAHLDRVDISYIPEESVRNGLFLQGKADILWPRNPFSEVDLKLFQAKGATIQSRSLPGPALNLYPNTRNNRLLGDRQVRLALQKAIDRTSYAHTVYNAEFPVVTGVYDVTTPYFKPQADKLAYDPQGAERLLDAAGWSKGDDGYRHKDGKRLTLRYNLTPAESAGDVLVQDQLRKVGIDLKLNVLTRAEWVAGNASGNYDLTSTYMTRADPIILQTILDPRAASSATLATNTYEPHTLAQAQTLFDSGITATRDDQRAQAYGQLQDLLVDEASAFPLYERVWQAATAPRVKDFRWTAEGFAFLSDIQVAQP from the coding sequence ATGCCTCCACTTCACATGGCCAGAAGCCTGCTGGCCTGCGCCACCCTGGCCTTCACGCTCGCCGCCTGCTCCCCCTCCGGCGAAGATGCCACCAGCAAAACCCTGAACATCGCCTTCTGGGGCGACAACACCACGCTGGTCAGCGTCGACCCGTTCCAGGTCTACTGGCTGGAGCACCGCGTACTACTGCGCAACGTCGCCGAATCGCTCACCGACCAGGACCCGGCCACAGGCCGCATCATCCCTTGGCTGGCCAGCAGCTGGGAGGTCAGCGACGACGCGCTTCAGTACACCTTCCACCTGCGCCAGGACGTCTCCTTCAGCAATGGCGAGCGCTTCGACGCCCAAGCCGTGAAAACCGCCTTCGACAGCAACAAGGCTTTCGCGGCGCAACTGCCTGCCACGTTCGGCGCCACCTACCTGGCCGGTTTTGACCATGCCGAAGTGGTCGATCCGTTCACCGTCCGCCTGGTGCTTTCACGGCCCAACGCCGGCTTCCTGCAGGCCACGTCCACCACCAACCTGGCAATCCTCGCTCCGGCCTCCTACGCGCTCACTGCCCAGGAGCGTTCGCTGGGCAAGATCATCGGCACCGGCCCGTTCATCCTCGAACACTACACCCCGGAAGTAGGTGCACGCCTGGTCAAGCGGGCGGATTATGCCTGGGCCTCCGCCAACGTCAAAAACCCCGGCGCCGCCCACCTGGACCGCGTGGACATCAGCTACATCCCCGAAGAAAGCGTGCGCAACGGCCTGTTCCTGCAAGGCAAGGCCGACATCCTCTGGCCACGCAACCCGTTTTCCGAAGTTGACCTGAAGCTGTTCCAGGCAAAAGGCGCGACCATCCAGAGCCGATCGTTGCCAGGCCCGGCGCTCAACCTCTACCCCAACACCCGCAACAACCGCCTGCTGGGCGATCGCCAGGTGCGCCTGGCCCTGCAGAAGGCCATCGACCGCACCAGCTACGCCCACACCGTATACAACGCCGAGTTCCCGGTGGTGACCGGGGTGTATGACGTGACCACGCCGTACTTCAAGCCCCAGGCCGACAAGCTGGCCTACGACCCGCAGGGCGCCGAGCGCCTGCTGGACGCCGCCGGCTGGAGCAAGGGTGACGACGGCTACCGGCACAAGGACGGTAAACGCCTGACCCTGCGTTACAACCTCACCCCCGCCGAAAGTGCCGGCGATGTGCTGGTGCAAGACCAACTGCGCAAGGTCGGCATCGACCTCAAGCTGAACGTGCTGACCCGTGCCGAATGGGTGGCCGGCAACGCCTCGGGCAACTACGATCTCACCTCCACCTACATGACCCGCGCCGACCCGATCATCCTGCAGACCATCCTCGACCCGCGCGCCGCCAGCAGTGCCACCTTGGCCACAAACACTTACGAGCCACACACCCTGGCGCAGGCGCAAACCTTGTTCGACAGCGGCATTACCGCCACCCGCGACGATCAACGCGCCCAGGCCTATGGCCAGCTGCAAGACCTGCTGGTTGACGAAGCCTCGGCGTTCCCGCTGTACGAGCGCGTGTGGCAAGCCGCCACCGCACCACGGGTCAAGGACTTCCGCTGGACAGCCGAAGGCTTTGCCTTCCTCAGCGACATCCAGGTCGCGCAGCCATGA
- a CDS encoding ABC transporter permease, with product MNRYLIGRIGQALLVLWGAYTITYFILYLLPGDTLAIMLSASGMEADGLSAEDLAKARAYYGLDKGIFEQYFDLLWRALHGDLGQSLSLNRPVTALLAERLPQTLALAGFAIALSVLGGIGLAYLTAYLQWQPLKVALSRLPSLGFSVPVFWMGLLLIQVFAFGLGWFPATGNQGFASLVLPAVTLAIPSAAVYAQVLQRGFQSVWQEPYIATAFAKGLSRAQVQARHGLRNAALPILTLVGLQVGNTVSGAVLVETIFSRNGVGRLAQEAVLRQDIPVVLAIVAVSAAAFVLVNLIVDLLYPYLDPRIAHATKVT from the coding sequence ATGAACCGCTACCTGATCGGCCGCATCGGCCAGGCGCTGCTAGTGTTGTGGGGCGCCTACACCATCACCTACTTCATCCTCTATCTGCTGCCCGGTGACACCCTGGCGATCATGCTCAGTGCATCGGGCATGGAAGCCGATGGCCTGTCGGCCGAGGACCTGGCCAAAGCCCGTGCCTACTACGGGCTGGACAAGGGTATCTTCGAGCAGTACTTCGACCTGCTGTGGCGGGCCCTGCACGGCGACCTGGGCCAGTCGTTGTCGCTGAACCGGCCGGTGACCGCGCTGCTGGCCGAGCGCCTGCCGCAAACCCTGGCCCTGGCCGGCTTTGCCATCGCGCTGTCGGTGCTTGGCGGCATCGGCCTGGCCTACCTCACCGCCTACCTGCAATGGCAGCCGCTGAAAGTGGCGCTGTCACGCTTGCCGTCACTGGGCTTTTCCGTACCGGTGTTCTGGATGGGGCTGCTGCTGATCCAGGTGTTCGCCTTCGGCCTGGGCTGGTTCCCGGCCACCGGCAACCAGGGCTTTGCCAGCCTGGTGCTGCCGGCCGTGACCCTGGCCATCCCCAGTGCTGCGGTGTACGCCCAGGTATTGCAGCGCGGCTTCCAAAGCGTATGGCAGGAGCCGTACATCGCCACCGCATTCGCCAAGGGACTGAGCCGTGCGCAGGTACAGGCGCGGCACGGCCTGCGCAATGCGGCCCTGCCGATCCTTACCCTGGTCGGGTTACAGGTGGGTAACACGGTGTCCGGGGCAGTACTGGTCGAGACCATATTTTCGCGCAATGGCGTCGGCCGGTTGGCCCAGGAAGCCGTGCTGCGCCAGGACATCCCGGTAGTGCTGGCGATTGTCGCGGTGTCAGCAGCGGCCTTCGTGCTGGTGAACCTGATCGTCGACCTGCTGTACCCGTACCTTGACCCCCGCATCGCCCACGCCACGAAGGTGACCTGA
- a CDS encoding ABC transporter permease, with protein MTADTHPLRAAAPPATWKRRTRLQRLGQALVPLLARPGFSLALLVVLFALLAALAPHWLTSFDPYSTSPVDKLRAPGAVHWFGTDELGRDLYTRVVYGASLSVQAALLAVGIALAGGLSLGVLAGFAGGRLDAALMRLVDVLLALPGLLLALAIVTAIGFGTVPVAIAVGVGIIPGFARTTRGEVLRVKTLPYVEAARLGGASWRRTLLRHVLPNAWAPVAVLATLDFGAAILATAGLSFLGFGAAPPAAEWGTLIANGRHFLITAPWVSLLPGLFVVAVVFSLNHLARTFEEHPR; from the coding sequence ATGACCGCCGATACTCACCCCCTGCGTGCCGCCGCCCCCCCAGCCACCTGGAAGCGCCGCACACGCCTGCAGCGCCTGGGCCAGGCACTCGTCCCTTTGCTGGCGCGCCCGGGCTTCAGCCTGGCGCTGCTGGTGGTGCTGTTCGCCCTGCTGGCGGCTCTCGCGCCGCACTGGCTGACCAGCTTCGACCCTTACTCCACGTCCCCCGTCGACAAGCTGCGCGCCCCTGGCGCCGTCCACTGGTTCGGCACCGACGAGCTTGGCCGCGACCTGTACACCCGCGTGGTCTATGGCGCCAGCCTGTCGGTGCAGGCCGCACTGCTGGCGGTTGGCATTGCCCTGGCAGGCGGGTTGAGCCTGGGCGTACTCGCCGGGTTCGCCGGCGGGCGCCTGGATGCCGCCCTCATGCGCCTGGTCGATGTGCTGCTGGCCCTGCCCGGCCTGCTGCTGGCCCTGGCCATTGTCACCGCCATCGGTTTTGGCACGGTGCCGGTGGCGATCGCCGTGGGCGTCGGCATCATCCCCGGCTTTGCCCGCACCACCCGCGGCGAAGTGCTGCGGGTCAAGACCTTGCCCTATGTCGAGGCCGCACGCCTGGGTGGCGCCAGCTGGCGCCGCACCTTGCTGCGGCATGTGCTGCCCAATGCCTGGGCGCCGGTGGCCGTGCTGGCCACGCTGGACTTCGGCGCCGCCATCCTGGCTACGGCCGGCCTGAGTTTCCTCGGTTTTGGCGCAGCACCGCCAGCGGCCGAATGGGGCACCTTGATTGCCAACGGCCGGCACTTCCTGATCACCGCTCCCTGGGTGTCGCTGCTGCCCGGCCTGTTCGTGGTCGCCGTGGTATTCAGCCTCAACCACCTTGCCCGCACCTTCGAGGAGCACCCACGATGA
- a CDS encoding dipeptide ABC transporter ATP-binding protein — protein MNDQPLLVVRDLSISYQASGQATQAVKHLAFSLAQGETVAIVGESGSGKSTLANALLGLLPGTARIDSGQLWVDGLDVVRASERQKRQLRGRTVGLVPQDPMVSLNPTLRIGQQIGEALVLAQGGRSRSVDADVLELLAQVGLDNPAVRARQYPHELSGGMRQRVLIAIALAGNPRLIIADEPTSALDVTVQRKILDHLQRLVAERGISLLIITHDLGMATDRADRLLVMKQGELVEQGPPAQIVQAPQHPYTRALLNAAPAFSARRQPRQLAPGSKPILSLQGVGKTFELPKVKGQDKSFVALQGLDLQVHPGQTLAIVGESGSGKSTALRIALGLETPSQGHVLFDQQDVTGHGWRQFRPLRRRMQLVQQNPFAALDPRFTVFDSIVEPLVSFGLLKGAALEQRARQLIERVHLPLHYLDRLPRELSGGQRQRVAIARALALQPELLLLDEPVSALDVSVQAQILALLDELQRELGMAYVLVSHDLAVVASMADQVLVLRKGQVVEHGAVEQVFERPASEYTRELIAAIPGRPASAAA, from the coding sequence ATGAACGACCAGCCATTGCTTGTGGTACGCGACCTCAGCATCAGCTATCAGGCCTCCGGCCAGGCTACGCAGGCCGTCAAGCACCTTGCCTTCAGCCTGGCCCAGGGCGAGACCGTGGCCATTGTCGGCGAGTCAGGCTCGGGGAAGTCGACCTTGGCCAACGCCCTGCTCGGCCTGCTACCGGGCACGGCGCGCATCGACAGTGGCCAACTGTGGGTCGACGGGCTGGATGTAGTGCGCGCCAGCGAACGGCAGAAACGCCAGCTGCGTGGGCGTACCGTCGGCCTGGTGCCGCAAGACCCGATGGTCAGCCTCAACCCCACCCTGCGCATTGGCCAGCAGATCGGCGAGGCGCTAGTGCTGGCCCAAGGCGGCCGCTCGCGCAGCGTCGATGCCGATGTGCTGGAGTTACTAGCCCAGGTTGGCCTCGACAACCCGGCGGTGCGCGCCCGCCAGTACCCGCACGAACTCTCTGGCGGTATGCGCCAGCGGGTGCTGATCGCCATCGCCCTGGCCGGTAACCCACGGCTGATCATCGCCGACGAACCCACCAGCGCGCTGGACGTGACCGTGCAACGCAAGATCCTCGATCACTTGCAGCGGCTGGTGGCCGAGCGTGGCATCTCGTTGCTGATCATCACCCACGACCTGGGCATGGCCACCGACCGCGCCGACCGCCTGCTGGTGATGAAACAGGGCGAACTGGTGGAGCAAGGCCCACCCGCGCAGATCGTGCAGGCACCGCAGCACCCGTACACCCGCGCCCTGCTCAATGCCGCACCGGCATTCAGCGCTCGTCGCCAGCCCCGCCAACTGGCGCCGGGCTCAAAGCCGATCCTGAGCCTGCAGGGTGTTGGCAAAACGTTCGAATTGCCCAAGGTCAAAGGGCAGGACAAAAGCTTTGTCGCGCTGCAGGGCCTGGACTTGCAGGTTCACCCGGGGCAAACGCTGGCCATCGTCGGTGAATCCGGTTCGGGCAAGAGCACCGCCCTGCGCATTGCCCTGGGCCTGGAAACGCCCAGCCAAGGCCACGTGCTGTTCGACCAGCAGGATGTCACGGGCCACGGCTGGCGCCAGTTCCGCCCCTTGCGCCGACGCATGCAACTGGTGCAGCAAAACCCCTTCGCTGCCCTCGACCCGCGTTTCACGGTGTTCGACAGCATCGTCGAGCCGCTGGTGTCGTTTGGCCTGCTCAAAGGTGCGGCCCTGGAGCAACGCGCGCGTCAACTGATCGAACGCGTGCACCTGCCTTTGCATTACCTGGACCGCCTGCCCCGCGAACTGTCCGGCGGCCAGCGCCAGCGCGTGGCGATTGCCCGGGCGCTGGCGCTACAGCCAGAACTGTTGCTGCTCGACGAGCCCGTCAGTGCCCTGGATGTGTCGGTGCAGGCGCAGATTCTGGCACTGCTGGATGAGCTGCAACGAGAGTTGGGCATGGCTTATGTGCTGGTATCGCATGACCTGGCGGTGGTAGCGAGCATGGCCGACCAGGTGCTGGTATTGCGCAAGGGTCAAGTGGTGGAACACGGGGCGGTGGAGCAGGTTTTCGAGCGGCCGGCGAGCGAGTATACGCGGGAGTTGATTGCTGCCATTCCTGGGCGCCCAGCCTCTGCTGCGGCTTGA